From the Acidiphilium multivorum AIU301 genome, the window CAGTTACAACGTCAGTCAGGCGACGATTTCGCGACTCGATGCAGCCGTGAAAAGCTAGTTTGGCGGACAAAATCAGAACGCGCGCGCGTTACGCAAAAGGATTCTCGTATGAACATACAAGCCAAGCAGATCCCTTTGTCCGACTTCACGGGCGACTATCGAACCGTGCATATCGGCCGCTCACAGCTGGTTCATGCTGATGCGTTTGAATGGCTGTCGCAGCTTCCGCCCGAGAGCGTTGACGGCATGGTTTTTGATCCGCCCTATGGAGTCAAAGAATACGAGCTTGACCAGATCGAGATGATGTTGAGCGGCGGGCCGGGTATCTGGCGGCTTCCGCCGAGCTTCGACGGCTCGCAGCGCGCGCCGTTGCCACGGTTTACAGCCTTAAACCCGGAAGAACGCACGACGCTGCACCGCTTCTTTCGTGATTTTGCCGTCGCCGCCCTGCCTGCCTTGAAGCCAGGCGCGCATATCTTCATGGCGTCCAATTCCTTCCTGTCGCAGCTTGTTTTTTCCGCGATGATCGACGGTGGCTTTGAGTTCCGCACGGAGATCATTCGCTTGGTTCAAACGCTGCGCGGCGGCGATCGGCCCAAGCTTGGCGAGGAAGAATATCCCGACGTCTGCTCGTTGCCGCGTGGTGGTTATGAGCCGTGGGGCCTGTTCCGAAAGCCCATGCCTCCGAAAATGACCGTCAGGGAGTGTTTGCGTATCTATGGCACCGGCGGGCTGCGTCGCCGTTCAGACGGCAATCCGTTCTGTGACGTGATCGACAGCGAACGCACACCGAAGCGGGAAAAGGAAATTGCCCCGCATCCGAGCCTGAAACCGCAATCGTTGCTCCGGCAACTGGTGCGGGCCGTTCTCCCCCTGGGTAAAGGCGTGGTTGTTGATCCATTCATGGGATCAGGTTCGACGGTCGCCGCTGCCGAGGCTGTTGGTTACAAGTGCGTCGGCGTTGAACGGTATGACGACTATTTTGAGATGGCGACGAAGGCGGTGCCCAGGCTGATCACCGTTAAGGCCGCTGCCAAGTCAAGCCACGTGGTTTCAGTCGAACAGGCCGCTTTCTGCGTCTAGGTTGGAGAATCATGCCAGGTCAGGCGCTTTGTATATCCAGTTCGCCATCATCTTTTGGTAGCCGGTTTTGGTTACTGACGCGGTGATGGTGCGCCGACTTGTTTCTGAGCGGCCGGCGAATTTCCAATCTTCTTTCTTCAACTGCGCACCGGCGACGAGCCGGAATTTGAAAGGAGCCGGCAAAACACCCTTGATCTTATCAGTCGGCCGCCCGCCCGAGAAACAGAACACCATCAACCACGCATCTTCGGCGTTGTGCCCCTGCCAGCTTTTCAGATAGCGGGATCCTTTGACCTCAATTCCTTCGGTTCCGTGCTGCAACTTGTCGTTGGGGTATTTCCCCGCCG encodes:
- a CDS encoding DNA-methyltransferase; the encoded protein is MNIQAKQIPLSDFTGDYRTVHIGRSQLVHADAFEWLSQLPPESVDGMVFDPPYGVKEYELDQIEMMLSGGPGIWRLPPSFDGSQRAPLPRFTALNPEERTTLHRFFRDFAVAALPALKPGAHIFMASNSFLSQLVFSAMIDGGFEFRTEIIRLVQTLRGGDRPKLGEEEYPDVCSLPRGGYEPWGLFRKPMPPKMTVRECLRIYGTGGLRRRSDGNPFCDVIDSERTPKREKEIAPHPSLKPQSLLRQLVRAVLPLGKGVVVDPFMGSGSTVAAAEAVGYKCVGVERYDDYFEMATKAVPRLITVKAAAKSSHVVSVEQAAFCV